The Candidatus Polarisedimenticolia bacterium genome segment TCGAGTCTCTCAAGGGACCCAAGGTCCTGGCGGACGTCAACGCGGTCCCGCCCCACGGGCTGGAAGGCGTGAAGCCGCAGGACAACGGCACCGAGATCGCCCCCGGCCTCTACGCCCTCGGCGCCATGGCGGTGGGGGATCTGAAGTTCAAGGTCGAATCGTCCCTTCTCAAGGATCTGCTCCAGGCCGAGGCCCCGCCCGTGATCGACAGCCAGGCGGCGCGACGCCGGGCGTCCGAGATCCTGGAGACGAAATAGCCCGGCGGCGCCGCAAGGACGCGCCGGAGAGTCGGCTCCTGCTGCTCGGCGTGAGCGCCCGGGCGCTGGCGGCGTCCGCGACCGGGAGCGTTCTCGCCCGGCGCCATTTCCCGGGCGGGTTCGTGGCGCTCGATTATTTCGGCGACGCCGACCTCGCCGCCCTCGCGAACCGCGTCCCCCTCCGCGCGCTGTCCCTGTCCCGTGACCTCGGCCGTCCCAGAACCGCATCGGCGCTGGCGCGCGCCGCGCTCGGGCTGGAGTGGGAGGGGCTGGCCTATTCCGGAGGGCTGGAGAACCGGCCGGGCCTTCTCAAAAGCCTGGAGCGTCGCGGCCGGATCCTCGGGAACCGCGCCGAAGCGGTGGCCCGGGTGCGCGACCCGAGGGCGCTCTTTGGATTTCTGCGCCGTGCGGGGATCCCGCACGCGCCCACCTGGACCGGGAGGAGCGCCACGGCACCCCGCGACGGGCGGCGCGGTCTCTGGAAGGGAATCCGCTCGGGAGGCGGCATGCGGGTCCTGGAGGCGCGGCCTGGACAGAGCAGGCCGCGCGGATTCTACCGGCAGGAATTCCTCGCCGGGACCCCCGGATCGGCGTCGTTCGTCGCCGACGGGAAGGACGCCGTCCTCCTCGGCTTCTCCGAGCAGCTCTCGGGCTGGCGCGCGCTCGGCGTCCGGGGCTTCCGCTACGGGGGGTCCATCGCCGGACCGGCGGAGCGGCTCTTTCCGCGCCGCGCCGCGGGCATCCTGGCCGAAGCGGTCGCGGCCATCACGCGACGCTTCCGGCTCCGCGGCCTGAACGGCGTCGACTTCATCCTGGGGGACGGCGTGCCGCGCGTCATCGAGGTCAATCCGCGCTACACCGCTTCGATGGAGCTCCTGGAGGAGCTGTCGGGCGTCAACTTCTTCGATCTCCATCTCGCGGCCATCCTCGCAGGGGACCTGCCGGGTCGGCCGCCCGTCCT includes the following:
- a CDS encoding ATP-grasp domain-containing protein; the protein is MSARALAASATGSVLARRHFPGGFVALDYFGDADLAALANRVPLRALSLSRDLGRPRTASALARAALGLEWEGLAYSGGLENRPGLLKSLERRGRILGNRAEAVARVRDPRALFGFLRRAGIPHAPTWTGRSATAPRDGRRGLWKGIRSGGGMRVLEARPGQSRPRGFYRQEFLAGTPGSASFVADGKDAVLLGFSEQLSGWRALGVRGFRYGGSIAGPAERLFPRRAAGILAEAVAAITRRFRLRGLNGVDFILGDGVPRVIEVNPRYTASMELLEELSGVNFFDLHLAAILAGDLPGRPPVLPASRFMAKGILYAERDLRAADPGPLARLGCRDLPVAGEAIAAGHPICTVIARARSLAACRRLLLRRAAAARRLLRVKAPPGSWYSAAHPCERPW